One Microbacter margulisiae genomic window carries:
- a CDS encoding NADH-quinone oxidoreductase subunit J family protein translates to MLQVYLFIFLSIVAISSAMMVLITKNPVHSVLYLTLTFFALAGHYILLNAQFLAVVHVIVYAGAIMVLFLFTVMLLNLNKEGQFPKTNLIKIMAVIAGGLLFVVLIGSIKSSELTTLTNPTTSQIGLVKNLGKTLFTEYLLPFELSSVLFLSAMVGAVMLGNKHKK, encoded by the coding sequence ATGTTACAGGTATATCTCTTTATATTTTTAAGCATCGTAGCTATTTCCTCGGCCATGATGGTATTGATTACCAAGAATCCGGTGCATAGCGTACTCTATCTGACATTAACCTTTTTTGCACTGGCCGGACATTATATTCTATTGAATGCCCAATTTTTAGCGGTGGTGCATGTTATTGTCTATGCCGGAGCTATCATGGTTTTATTCCTGTTCACTGTGATGTTATTGAATTTGAACAAAGAAGGACAGTTTCCGAAAACAAACCTGATAAAAATCATGGCAGTCATAGCCGGCGGATTGCTCTTCGTGGTACTGATCGGATCCATAAAATCATCAGAACTGACAACGCTCACCAATCCTACTACCAGTCAAATTGGACTGGTAAAGAATTTAGGGAAAACATTATTTACAGAATACCTCCTGCCTTTTGAACTCTCTTCAGTTCTTTTCCTTTCGGCAATGGTAGGTGCTGTAATGCTTGGTAATAAACATAAAAAATAA
- a CDS encoding NuoI/complex I 23 kDa subunit family protein has product MNQDLNKIKLTDRSQVVSNKKMTLLEKFYLPAIFKGLYVTFTHLFRKKTTIQFPEVKRPVSSIYRGMHVLKRDEEGRERCTACGLCALSCPAEAITMVAKERLESEKHLYREEKYAAVYEINMLRCIYCGDCETACPKEAIFLTDRFVPSEEARDNFIYGKDKLLEPIDARIDVSKRQTPEVLAFKKDKTQLHNK; this is encoded by the coding sequence ATGAATCAGGACTTAAATAAAATAAAACTGACCGACCGATCACAGGTTGTTTCCAACAAAAAGATGACATTGTTGGAAAAATTTTATCTGCCGGCCATTTTCAAAGGATTATACGTCACTTTTACGCATTTGTTCAGGAAGAAAACCACCATTCAGTTTCCTGAAGTAAAGCGTCCGGTTTCCTCTATTTACAGGGGAATGCATGTATTGAAACGTGACGAAGAAGGCCGTGAACGATGCACTGCCTGTGGTCTATGTGCATTATCGTGTCCGGCTGAAGCCATAACAATGGTTGCCAAAGAAAGGCTGGAAAGTGAAAAACATCTGTACCGCGAAGAAAAATATGCTGCTGTGTATGAAATCAACATGTTACGATGCATCTATTGCGGCGATTGCGAAACGGCTTGTCCAAAGGAAGCTATTTTTCTGACTGATCGTTTCGTTCCCAGTGAAGAAGCACGTGACAACTTCATCTATGGCAAAGATAAGCTGCTTGAACCGATTGATGCCCGGATTGATGTATCGAAAAGGCAAACGCCTGAAGTCCTGGCATTCAAAAAAGATAAAACGCAATTACATAACAAATAA
- the nuoH gene encoding NADH-quinone oxidoreductase subunit NuoH — protein MDVIILFKTALIIVILLLSLVIAMYATLVERKIAGFFQDRLGPNRAGIFGILQPVADGVKLFFKEEFMPATADKFLYVLGPSLTMLIALLGSAVIPWGNTLVIGNNVFPLQVADVNIGILYVFAVTSIGVYGIMIGGWSSNNKYALMGAVRSASQMISYELAMGMSIIAIVMMSGTLSLKDIVAQQHGLHWNVWYQPIGFFVFVISAFAECNRTPFDLPECDSELIGGYHTEYSSMKLGFYLFSEYINMFISSAIISSLYFGGYNFPFMHELGLSHNWLTIAGTIAFFIKISFFIFLFMWVRWTLPRFRYDQLMRFGWKVLLPWAIINIVATGIIELVKH, from the coding sequence ATGGATGTGATCATTCTATTTAAAACGGCGCTAATTATTGTCATACTTTTGCTCAGTCTTGTCATTGCAATGTATGCAACACTGGTTGAGCGCAAAATTGCAGGTTTTTTTCAAGATCGCCTTGGGCCTAACAGGGCAGGCATATTTGGAATTCTTCAACCTGTAGCAGATGGAGTAAAACTCTTCTTCAAAGAAGAATTTATGCCTGCTACTGCCGATAAATTTCTATATGTATTAGGGCCTTCGCTCACTATGCTGATTGCCCTGCTCGGGAGTGCTGTTATTCCATGGGGAAATACGCTGGTTATCGGAAATAATGTATTCCCATTACAGGTCGCCGACGTCAATATTGGCATTTTATATGTATTTGCCGTGACCTCCATCGGAGTTTATGGCATTATGATAGGAGGCTGGTCATCAAACAACAAATATGCCCTGATGGGGGCAGTACGTTCTGCTTCTCAAATGATCAGTTATGAACTGGCCATGGGAATGTCAATCATCGCCATTGTAATGATGTCAGGCACATTAAGTTTGAAAGATATTGTAGCACAACAACATGGTTTGCATTGGAACGTATGGTATCAGCCTATTGGTTTTTTTGTATTTGTGATTAGCGCTTTTGCTGAGTGCAACCGGACTCCATTTGATTTGCCTGAATGCGACTCAGAACTTATTGGCGGTTATCATACCGAATACAGCTCCATGAAACTGGGATTTTATCTCTTCTCAGAGTATATTAATATGTTTATCTCTTCGGCAATTATCTCTTCGTTATACTTTGGAGGCTACAACTTCCCATTTATGCACGAATTGGGATTGTCGCACAACTGGCTAACCATAGCGGGAACCATCGCGTTCTTTATCAAAATAAGTTTCTTTATCTTCCTGTTCATGTGGGTGCGCTGGACTTTGCCACGCTTCCGTTACGATCAGTTAATGCGGTTCGGATGGAAAGTGCTATTGCCATGGGCAATTATCAACATCGTAGCAACCGGAATAATTGAGTTAGTGAAGCATTAA
- a CDS encoding 2Fe-2S iron-sulfur cluster-binding protein, with protein sequence MLTVTIDNHTIEVEEGTTILQAARLIGGDIVPPAMCYHSKLKDSGGKCRTCMVKVVQGSTKDPRPMPKLVPSCRTAVMDGMVVQNITSPEVLEARRAVVEFLLINHPLDCPVCDQAGECDLQNLSYEHGSNTSRFEEEKRTYDPITIGDLIQFHPNRCILCYRCVYAAEQFTNKRMHGVLYRGDKAEISTFIQQAIDNDFSGNMIDVCPVGALTDKPFRFKNRVWFLKPMDAHRSCTKCSGKATLWMRGNEVYRVTGRRNKYGEVEDFICNECRYEKKDATAWEIEGPRAIEPTSVISQNHYRNMVKPSVINPLKEKME encoded by the coding sequence ATGTTAACAGTAACAATTGATAACCACACCATTGAAGTAGAAGAAGGGACAACTATACTTCAGGCGGCAAGACTCATCGGAGGCGACATTGTTCCACCGGCGATGTGTTATCACTCCAAGTTGAAAGACAGTGGAGGGAAATGCCGTACCTGTATGGTGAAAGTAGTGCAGGGATCGACGAAAGATCCGCGTCCTATGCCAAAATTAGTACCTTCATGCCGTACAGCTGTCATGGATGGCATGGTAGTGCAAAACATCACATCACCGGAAGTATTGGAAGCCCGCAGGGCAGTGGTGGAATTTCTGTTGATCAACCATCCGCTGGATTGTCCGGTTTGCGATCAAGCTGGCGAATGTGATCTACAAAATTTAAGCTACGAACATGGCAGCAATACCTCACGGTTTGAAGAAGAAAAACGGACATATGATCCTATTACTATTGGCGATCTGATTCAGTTTCATCCCAACCGTTGCATCTTATGCTACCGTTGTGTGTACGCAGCAGAACAATTTACAAACAAAAGGATGCACGGCGTCTTGTACCGCGGAGATAAGGCTGAGATATCTACTTTCATCCAGCAAGCCATTGATAACGACTTTTCGGGTAACATGATTGATGTGTGTCCGGTCGGAGCATTAACGGATAAACCTTTCCGTTTTAAAAACAGGGTTTGGTTTCTTAAACCAATGGATGCACACCGGAGTTGTACAAAATGTTCCGGGAAAGCTACGTTATGGATGCGAGGTAATGAAGTTTACCGGGTAACCGGCAGACGCAACAAATATGGAGAAGTGGAAGATTTTATCTGTAATGAATGTCGCTATGAGAAGAAAGATGCGACAGCATGGGAGATTGAAGGCCCGCGCGCCATTGAACCGACATCAGTTATCAGCCAAAACCATTATCGAAACATGGTGAAACCATCGGTTATAAATCCTTTAAAAGAAAAGATGGAATAA